The genomic interval CAACCTGTAAAGCCAGATGATTACAGATTTAGAAAACTTTGAGAATTTTGAGGATTTTTTGGAGACAGAGTAACAATACTTCCTTTTCAGTATTCGCTGATACGAtatctgcttttttttatttttttatgttgcagttTTCAGTGAGACTAATGATATAAAGACAGCATGTTTACTATCTTTCAGCATCAAAAatgtcacagaaaaaaaaaaacatgtaaaggcTGTATATCAATAAGGATTCTTTTGTAAATGTAAGTGGCAGGTTCTTTTTCATGAACATAAGCATCTCTGCGTGTTAACATGTAGAGTCCTCTgaaattcgttttttttttttttattttattttcaataaacaaaataaattcagTGTTTTCTGTGTTATTCGAAAGTTTAATTCAAATTTATCATCAAAAGGGTGTTTAAATAATTCATTAGAActtaaaatcaaatgaaaacagaacaattacttttcaacataacattgtaATATTTTTATCATATGAAGAACTTTTATATATAGATCCTAACAgcacaatacaaaatacaaaactgaaattatttttgtgagatttttcttaaataatacaattattgatttaatattattattactacagtaaataacataactatacagtagtgatatatttctgacATATTTCATTTAAATGGCTCTTTTATTTTGATCTGTTGTCAGTGTAAAAAAagccagcttcacacattcactcagAAACGTGCAGCACATATAGacaaaataatgtatttcattaaattgcagcctttgtagtttaataatcacactaagaTATATCGTGATTtttatttgtgcactgaatgtttatgcAGTGACATTTGTGTGTCAGacggtatcagagcatttttacgagtaaaAGTATGTGAGCACAGAATCGGGCCTGATACCAGAATCAGACTTCCCTAGTCACAGATCTGGCCAATCTTTCTATGGTTGCTAGATCATGCAAAGAATATGTAAATCATGATTCatgactattttttttatttaaaaaatacttaagtTTATTATCTAACCTCAGTCATGACATGTTCCCTCATTCGCAGCCTCTCCTCCTCCATTTCCAACATGTCATCCTCTTCATTAGTTGGATCATAGATCTTTTCGAGCtggacaaaacaaaaaataattataattataattatatttatttatcaaacattatacatttgcacatatacagtgaaattctttttttcacaaaaacacaaaaaatgatcTGTATAAtagctactgtataaaaataGAGCAATTTATAACTAAAATAACCACCACTCTGTGAAGATATTTGTTATTATCATTAGGCCATTTACCTCCTTAGTGAACAAGGCTTCCAACTCTTGTTCATCAAAGAAGCCATCTCCATTCGTGTCTGCAATACAAAATACCAAATTTGCCAAGGATTCAGCAAAGCTGCATGGACAGCAGTAGGCTGAAGAATGTTTTACCATGCAGGCTGAAGAATGTTTTGGGGTCAAAATCTTCCGGGTCCAGGCCATCAGCATCCTCCCACACTTCTTTCAGTTGATCCTTACTACCCTGTGGGCCAAAATATCAGTGAAGCATGAACACATCATTCAGTGAAATCACTTACATCAACAGGAGTTCATGTCTGCACACTTACAGGGTGATTGACTTTGGGGTGATCAGCATGTTTCTTCTTCATCTCCTCGTAGTGCTCCTCCTCTTTCCTCTTGCCCTCCTCATCAAGTGTCTTCAGGTGCTTCTGTCTCTCGTGCTCCTTCATCATCTCGTACCTTTTGAATTCTTCATGCCTTTCCTTGTCGTAATTTTCCAGATCTTTTGTAGCCTATGTAGTAGGATAATAAGTGATGTATGACTGCTGCACAATTCCTTGATAGTGCTTCAGTCTTCAGCTATCTTAAGAATGTGtatggtattttattattttgcttaCTGAACTATTGTCTGTGGAACATGCATCAATTTTCTGTCTTTTATGAACAAAACGGCCATGGGATGTTGTTTGTTAGGATGTATAAGCTGACATTGGAGTAAGAACAAAGAGCACCATTGTGATCTATGAttgcacacatatacagtacacaattttctttagatattcttctacagTGCGTGTGGAAGAGTGATGAAATCCTAGAGACTGTATCAAGATATCCTTGAAAcataattcaaaacatttttaaccaGTCCAGTTTCACGTTATATGTGAAACAACCCTAGTATAAAGTATATTCTTTCAACACactgatattttgatattttttgccTTGTTTTTATGCAACACAAAATGATCATGATCAACAATGACTGCATCCTaattcttgaagaaaaaaaaaaaaaaaaaaaaaagaactttatgATTACAAGCACCAAATTCAATGGGAACATGCAGGCTTTCATGGTATGAGGATCAAATATAACATGATGGGGGAAACATGGAAACACTAATAGTAATGATGTACCGATTTGATGAGTCTGTCCAGATCTTCCACCTGAAATGTGTGAGGGTTCATGTGGTTTATATATTCAAATTGTTTGAGTAAGGCCTGGTGATCAACTGCAATATCTGATAAACACAAGAGAGAACTGCCTTCAGAGAATGCTCTCAAATTATGATCCATTTCATTGTAAGGACAATTCCAACCACAAACAGCTCTGGTTTTGATTCCAGTTCCACTAAAAAAATTATGGTTCCATAACAATTCCATTAAAGGGACTGATAACAACAAAACACTGTAACGAATgtttatctttaactacacattgatatacaggtgcatctcaataaattagaatgtcgtggaaaagttcatttatttcagtaattcaactcaaattgtgaaactcgtgtattaaataaattcaatgcacacagactgaagtagtttaagtctttggttcttttaattgtgatgattttggctcacatttaacaaaaacccaccaattcactatctcaacaaattagaatacatcataagaccaataaaaaaaacatttttagtgaattgttggccttctggaaagtatgttcatttactgtatatgtactcaatacttggtaggggctccttttgctttaattactgcctcaatttggcgtggcatggaggtgatcagtttgtggcactgctgaggtggtatggaagcccaggtttctttgacagtggccttcagctcatctgcattttttggtctcttgtttctcattctcctcttgacaataccccatagattctctatggggttcaggtctggtgagtttgctggccagtcaagcacaccaacaccatggtcatttaaccaacttttggtgcttttggcagtgtgggcaggtgccaaatcctgctggaaaatgaaatcagcatctttcagcagaaggaagcatgaagtgctccaaaatttcttggtaaacgggtgcagtgactttggttttcaaaaaacacaatggaccaacaccagcagatgacattgcaccccaaatcatcacagactgtggaaacttaacactggacttcaagcaacttgggctatgagcttcttcacccttcctccagactctaggaccttggtttccaaatgaaatacgaaacttgctctcatctgaaaagaggactttggaacactgggcaacagtccagttcttcttctccttagcccaggtaagatgcctctgacgttgtctgtggttcaggagtggcttaacaagaggaatacgacaactgtagccaaattccttgacacgtctgtgtgtggtgactcttgatgccttgacaccagcctcagtccattccttgtgaagttcacccaaattcttgaatcgattttgcttgacaatcctcataaggctgcggttctctcggttggttgtgcatctttttcttccacactttttccttccactcaactttctgtttacatgcttggatacagcactctgtgaacagccagcttctttggcaatgaatgtttgtggcttaccctccttgtgaagggtgtcaatgattgtcttctggacaactgtcagatcagcagtcttccccatgattgtgtagcctagtgaaccaaactgagagaccattttgaaggctcaggaaacctttgcaggtgttttgagttgattagctgattggcatgtcaccatattcaaattttttgagatagtgaattggtgggtttttgttaaatgtgagccaaaatcataacaattaaaagaaccaaagacttaaactacttcagtctgtgtgcactgaatttatttaatacacgagtttcacaatttgagttgaattactgaaataaattaacttttccacgacactctaatttattgagatgcacctgtatatacaaccAGTGAGTAATTACACCGatataaagaaatagttcacccgaaaatgaaagttctctcataattaactcagcctcatgccatcccagatgtgtatgactttctttcatcagcagaacacaagctTGGGGTGGGCAATAAGACCAAAATCTTAAATCACGATGAGTAATTTTacatcacgataacgatatatcacaatatcataaAAGTTTCCTGTAAAATCAAAAAAACTggtatataaaaaataaccacattttaatgcctatttttggaactccagtcagtgaattaaatacgttataaattaaaactacttactctttatttggaacaagacaaacaatgtcaaagtaaataaataaataaaaatcaaccttaccaaaatgctaaatataacagtatgccacatttcagtttaagattttgttgaccgttattattattattattatattctttgCTCAAGAAACTTAAGATGTCCTCAAAGCAATGCGACAAAGATAATAAAACAGAAGTAAAAAAATATCCAACGaatataaacacttcttgaagaaaataaatatcccttcttgctaaataaataaataaatgaccaaattaatgcagagttcatcttttggctttcataatattcttctgcttgcttcattttgaggtggtgaaACAGATTGCTAGTTTTACAGAtgttgcacctgttttaataacaagctactcttcattttcttgacctgtttgggagtcATCTCATTCTGTGGAGATTTCATTCTCTATTTGGGGTTTCCACAGGTCAAAAATGATTGAATAGAACGAGTGATACGAGCGATACCGCTctgagctctcctgtctctggagcacaaatatcagaCAGACTGCTGGATTTGCACGCACTTTGGTGCTCCAGAGACAGTGCGTGCCACAGTCACATGAAACATtcgcgtgtcagatgagaagaatatttagcacttttaaagCGCCAAACGCATGTTGAAGGTCAATAAATTTGCTTGGGCGGCCACAGAAAAATGTTCAATGCTGGAAAAAcccagtttgtgttcagcagaagaaagaaagtcatacatacagagaattttcattttagggtgaactaaccctttaagtctcACAGATCAAATGTACACAACACATTAACAGTTCTTGTTTCATTTCCAGTTCCATTTGATTCTGATTGCAAGCTTagttataatttatattatgtcCCGATTTAGCCGACAGTGGAGAAGCAGTGCAGGAAATAATGTCCAAGTATCTTAGTACGGTGAGCCGACCACATCTGTGGAAGAATGTAGACGTTCAATGCAGATGGTTATAAATATGGACTAGTTCTTGATTCACAACCCTAACCTTCATACACTTAATCTTTCATGAGTTTCATGAGCCTTGTTTGGtctttatgttttgttcatgtaaccggtcctgctcgacccccTCCGAtcaggattcgaaccggcatcagtgtaattaatatcatgtttttgtctCGAAGAAAAACTACTGCCATGAAAGTCTAAATGAAGCATGTCAAAAAAGAATTGTGAGGGATTACACTTCAGTTTTTATGGGTACATTAACAGGACCACTTTTTTAATGGACCAGCCAGTTATGAGACAGAACAGACTAGTTAGAATTGAGAAACAAAATGCATCAGCATGTGTGTATAACACCAAAAAGCAATCGATAATGCATTTTAAAGCTTTCAGGTATTATTTTAATGGCCGTTCTTACCATTCCCTCCTTCAATGCCATGCTTGGCTTTGATCAGGGTCCTCAAACGGCTGATCTCTTGCCTTTTTAGTTCATCCAGTTTGGTTCTCACATGGTGGCTGACAAAGTCAAGCTCATTAGCCAGCTTTCCTTGCTGAAATCAGCAGGAGTCAACAGATTAACAATGTGCGACCTTTGATTTACTGCTTATGCAACACAAACAGGGCCTAATTGTTTCTTACCTTTATATCTTCCATGTCTGTGTTGTGGAGCTTCTCTCTGAAATGTTGATCTTTCTCAAGGAAATCAATAACTTCCCTGAGATAACGGTCATAATGCAGTCCAGTGTCCTAGACAgagtcaaaataataatttttgcactTAAGATAAACAGATATGATCATTTTGAATGCTTTCAAATGGTTGAGGTtgttgcccacacacacacaaataaataaataaataacaatggaTGCTTATGTAACAAGAATATTTGGCGACTGTCCTGACACTTATAATAACATTCATATAATTTGCTACTAGGGCTAGTTACGTAACTTTTGGATCAAATAGCTGTTATCTTACCACACTCTGAGGTGACTCTTTGACTGCCTCCTCTGGGAGCTTCACCTTAGTTTTGTCTATACTTATTGGCACTGCCTTGGCACAGGACAGCACGCTCGCCAACACAAGGCAGCTGGTGAAGAGTCCCTTTAAACAGGACATCTAGAAAAAGCACACGCGGACGACCAATAAGACATTAGGTACTGAAACGCACTGGCTGTGtcccaaaaccaagtgagctgcctacattgacaacatttttgggcatcacTGGCACTTACGAATCGAAGCCTTTTTTGGAATCTCAGCGATTAAAAAGAATTCGAATCGAAAGAACTGGGATTTCAAATAAAACGCGTGGATGATTCCCAAAAAGGCTGTCTTAAGTAGGCAGCTACATAGCTTTTAGACACGGCCACTGATTGGCAGCCCAGCAGTCCAATAAATCCGTTACTAAGGAAAAACATTAACAGGCAGTTAGCGGGCCACTGTATTAAAGTGACACTACAAATATATACGGTTACGCTGGGAAGCcatattatattacagtaatgaggttGGCCCCGGTGGCTTATCTCGACACATATAGAGGCTACTTTCATTAGCTTTCCACTGACAGCGAAACTCACCGCTGACCATTTTAAAGGTGAAAAGTTGAATGGCTGATGCTGTATGTGTGATAAGGTGCCCGCTGCGATATTCACAATTAAATAATGGCACTTACGGTGTCAGGTCGGTTTCTAGCGGGCTATCTCGGATGTTTTCTGCTTCCTTTCATTACCGCTTGCTTCCTGACAGTCCGCTATCTCAGActgatgttgatgatgatgatgatgatgatgatgccagCTGGCGAGCGTTCACCGACTCGAGCAACAGGAGGAGACAGACAGCGCGTCCACGCAGATCAGGCGGGGGGTCACTGGCTAATAACTGTTTCCTTTGAGACAAAAAGTGATCTTCCTCAAGGGAGCGCGTGGGGGCTCATAATGCCAGGTCATCCATTGggctgcattcaaatctcaggacTGATTATATCTTTTTTAAGATATTTGTGCACCAAAAATCTAATCTTTTAAATAATTAACACCTGAATGACACTGAGAAACTTTGATAACCGTTGGATTAAAATACACAATGAAGAGTTAGAACAGGAAAATTATTATTCAGACCATCGTTGGCTATCTGACAAATTAGAGACACGGTCAGAGCCGCCAAGCTCCGCCTATTATtcctcaacccccccccccccccccccccccccggccacCTTCTGGTAAATCTGAAATGATTGAAAAGTGTAAGAAaataaattcattcattcattatttcattcattcattctttggttatttatttatttaattatttattattattcttttttttggtGTGTTTACTCTCATCctgtaaagcgaccttgagtttgaagaaaggcgctatataaaataaacgtattattattattatttattgtttatttgtttctcacataACATAGGATGACAGCAATAAACAAAATGTTGCAAagccttaaaaataaatattttttaagcatttcttattattttacattttaaaaatagtcaTGTCAGTCAGTCATAATCATGAAATTTCAAATTTCGGTTAAACTGAGTTTGCACCTATTTCTATAATatcacagtaaaaaaacaaaaaaaaacaaaaaaaaaacatttgttttttgtttgtttgttttttgcattaaaatcatGACATTAACAATATACTCTACGCATGGATCATTAGAGAAGTGACATATTATGACTTCAGTTtctaatattaaataattttatccaGATTTTATGGCAAGGAACCCTGCTAAATCAATCCAAAACATTATTGAAAGTACAAGTCGAgttgtcattttaaaattatataaccATTGaattataaagtaaaataaatatatttttttctggccTTTTTGATTGCATAATGCATAGAATAGAAGTCATGCCTTCCGCAGCTGACATTCTGTTAATGTGTTCCAGTAGAATCAAGAGTAGAATTTCCTTCTGGGGGAaaactttttcatttaattaaatgcagttCTAATTCATTTATTACTACAATACTTCCAATAGACCTTTTTCCACACTCCTGGTTTTGTAACGCGGAAGTAAATGTTTGCAATttaacttcgacagcggtgaatgggagtccacagcaaatattattttcacttaaacatttgctccaagagcaaaataaaaagTCCACTATTCTCTCAGCAGCTGCAATAGAAACCCCCTAGCAGCTgtagtaattcattttttaaaactaattccagggtaatacaacacaaagcataatgatataaaattacactcaatattaaaaaaaaaaaaaaatcttataaaaaaattgctagatttacgctgctaaattaggcggaaacgcgtcatcacagtctgtgaataaggtctataataaAAACTTATGTTTAGTGTTTAGTCAACATCTAATCATAATTGATTTCTAATTTGAATAAGACTACCACAGTAATGGATTCCTCATGAACAACAGGAAAATTCTATACAATAATAAATTGTGGTaagaataatattttgtaataaataaataacacttaattttatttaaacgACTCTGGAtgacagcaataaaaaaaaaaaaaaaaaaacggggaaacaatttttatattaataaaagatatataataataataacaacaacaataataataattattataatgtagCATTCGAGGTTTctacataaaaatgtttaaaggaatgttccgggttcagtaaagttaagctcaatagacagcatttgtggcaaaatattgattaccataaaaaaatattttgactctttccttcttttcttaaaaaaataaaataaaaaaagaagaagcaaaaatcagtgttccagtgaggcacttacaatggaagtgaatggggccaatttttggagggtttaaatacagaaatgtgaagcttataattttataaaagcgtttacattaattcttatgttaaaacctGTGTAGtagttgagctgtaaagttgtttaaatcatcatttttacagtcgttttagagttttgtggcaacgaagttataaaattggctataactttccacagaaaaggtttgtaagtgattttatcacactaaaatcatgtttacacgcatattgtttttgtcttgtgactaaacttttgaaacagtgagtattttctgtttggccaccattcacttccattgtaagtgcctcactgtaacctcgattttttttaattaattaattaattaattttttaaagaaaaaattttatggtaatcaacattatgccacaaatgctgtcgattgagcttaacttgtattaaactcggaacattcctttaaagtgcaACCAGTCCAACTTAAAATAGGAAGTTCTATTTTACATCACTTCCGTCTCCCTTCTTCACTTCCTCTCGGCGTCGGCTCGCTCTTTCTGTCCTCGCTCTCAAAACCGCCATTATGGGTCGTATGCACGCTCCTGGGTAAGTGTTATTTTTTCCTACAAAAACAATTTTTGAGGATAATACTGCTAACCCTAAATGCAGATAGCACTGTTTTACATAGTTTGTGATTACAATATGTAATAAATTGGGATTATAAATAGTCCGAATCTGCTTCCACGTTCTCCACTGTGAAGCGTGATGGCACCACATGTAGTGTGATGTAGTGTCAGTTCTTTCTACACCGGATCCCGACCTCACGTGAAATCTTCCGATCGCGTTAATTTGTGTAAGGCGTGCATGGTCAGGTATCATGCCAAATACATTCGCACAACGGACGTTTGTGTATCGGATGTGCTGTACTGTGGCTCTGGCCATTTTTAGTGATTAGTGTTAAGTAATACTTGTAGTATGTGTGAGAAACTTGCAAGTCTCATTTTTATGTTTTGAGGGCTCATATCCTTTCATTCCCTACCCTTCTTTCTTAATATTATCTGCTGTTGGGTAACATGGAAACAGGATAGCTTGTTATAGGGTAAAGCAAAAGCGTAACAATTCCCAATAGTATGTTGtaaattaatgtttgttttgttctgtaaaactgattaaacctttatttatttattattattgcattcaGCAAGGGTTTGTCCCAGTCAGCGCTTCCCTATAGAAGAAGTGTCCCTACAGTAAGTGCATTGATTCACATGCCCTATTCTCTGCAACAGTAATGCCTTTCTCAATTGCTAAAAACCTTTAAAACCATCAGAATTAACCAGATTGTGTTTTCTTTCAGTGGCTCAAACTGACATCTGATGATGTCAAAGAGCAAATCTTCAAACTGGCCAAGAAGGGTCTGACCCCCTCACAGATTGGTAAATTTTCACTCTTATCAAGGGACGTTTTCCGTGGATTATGTTTTTCTGATTACTCTGTTCCAGTCTAGTACTCATTTTACTAGAATAGAAtaccttaaagagcacctattatggtttttcaaatattacctttcatgtagtgtgttatatagctgtttgtgaatgtaaaaaagtctgcaaagtttcaaaaatcaaagtgcacgaaatatggatttattgacacccaaaagaaagaaccgattctgaacacctgaaatgagtcgtgagtaattccagacttcctgtattaacctacgtaatttggtaacaaaaaacccgcctctggtctgtttacgtgtacagccagtgcacgctgttagcctgcTATCTGTTATTACTCATGTTAttttcaaactacatataaacttaccactgagaaacgtcctgttctcgttgtgcttgcgatggtggttcgggttgatcttctgatgtatcactatcggactcgggctcaaattggtaaggtagaACAGAAATTTTTTCAGATGGAGCTGAAACTCTGATATGGTAGTGGCcatttcctttccgacacgcgctgtaagcggtagaccagtctcaacagactgggacatctgaccaatcagagcagagtaggctctctgaaaggaggagtttagaatgaatcctttagaacggatcattgaacgagtcgtttgagacactggtggaaaaaaaaggtaatgctgcaatttaaattgagcaaattaaagtgttttttgaccttggatgcatgtaaatctattgtacgagacctttaaaacaaaattaggcccgtttaaaaaccataataatgCTCATGAAAGTGTCATTTAGCTGTGCTTATATATTTTGACTGACTTGATGGCTCTGAGCACAGGATGTTTTCATAATAGAACATTTTTGATCAGGCCACAATGCCTACACAACAGTTGTCGAACTGTTCATTGTAATGGCTTTTTCCTCATTAGGTGTGATCTTGAGGGACTCTCATGGTGTTGCTCAGGTGCGTTTTGTCACTGGCAACAAGATCCTTAGGATCCTGAAGGCCAAAGGCCTGGCCCCTGACCTGCCTGAGGATCTCTACCACCTCATCAAGAAGGCTGTCGCTGTGAGGAAGCACTTGGAAAGGAACAGAAAGGTAGTGAATCATAAACATTAGGTTATGAATCTTTGCTGTGCAGGCATATGAAAGCTAAGCACAATTCAGCCCTGTTCTGATGCTTAAAATGCTTTTCCTGGCAATTGCCCTGCAAATTGGAACACGGAACCCTTTAGATATTGCTCTGAATAAATCAGTGCTCGATTGAAATGGTTTTGCTTCATGGTTGATGCTTGTTTATGCAGGACAAGGATGCCAAATTCCGTCTGATTCTGGTTGAGAGCAGAATCCACAGGCTCGCCCGCTACTACAAGACCAAGAGAGTACTTGCACCCAACTGGAAGTAGTGAGTGTTCATTTCAAATTACAGAGTAGcttgtttaatatatataaaaagaaaaagagcttCCCCCATATGCAGAGCACATTTCATTGTCCTGTTCTTCCCCTTATAAGAATTTAGATATTTCTTATGTGCTAGATAAATCCTGGAGGTAAATTAGCAGTGTGGCTCCATTGTGCCACTGCTGCCAGTCCCCTTCATACAAAAGCTTCTTTgtctttcaaaagtgtttttttttttttcttaaaggattCTTTTAAttgatgattttttaaatttatttttttatccacaGCGAATCCTCCACAGCTTCTGCACTGGTGGCTTAAATTAGCAGTTTTTGGacaaataaaaagtatttggatcaATTAATGTAGTGTTTTTATTGCTGTCAGTGTGAATTTATTCTCATTTTGTATACCAGCTTCTAGAGTAATTTCCCTGTTGTGCTGGAATTAGAGCATAGTGTTGCACATGCTCAGCCAAAGGAAGTACTTTGAGACTAAAAATGGGTGAATGGTCTTAAAGAATAGTTTCCAAGAGCTTATGTAATAAACAATTTGTGGCTAAGAGGAAATTAGTAGATGCCTTAGTAGTAGACACAGTTTGTGGTTTGACAGTGTTGGTGAAAATACACAGAATTATCTGAGATCTTGGATTCAGTGAATAGTGGCATTTTAGTACactgatttgtttaaaaaaaaaatgcaatcaatTTATTTTCatctgtgataaaaaaaaaaaaaaaaaaatggcatactttCAAAAGAACATGGACACAAACTTCGTGTGCAGGTATGCTGGATTATGAAACCCTTGAAA from Myxocyprinus asiaticus isolate MX2 ecotype Aquarium Trade chromosome 1, UBuf_Myxa_2, whole genome shotgun sequence carries:
- the LOC127435570 gene encoding nucleobindin-2, which gives rise to MSCLKGLFTSCLVLASVLSCAKAVPISIDKTKVKLPEEAVKESPQSVDTGLHYDRYLREVIDFLEKDQHFREKLHNTDMEDIKQGKLANELDFVSHHVRTKLDELKRQEISRLRTLIKAKHGIEGGNDIAVDHQALLKQFEYINHMNPHTFQVEDLDRLIKSATKDLENYDKERHEEFKRYEMMKEHERQKHLKTLDEEGKRKEEEHYEEMKKKHADHPKVNHPGSKDQLKEVWEDADGLDPEDFDPKTFFSLHDTNGDGFFDEQELEALFTKELEKIYDPTNEEDDMLEMEEERLRMREHVMTEVDSNKDRLVSLDEFLVATKKKEFLEPDSWETLEQNQAYTEEEMREFEEQLTRQEQDLNQKAADLQKQREELERQQKQLNAQKIELQQAVEHMERLKIQPPPEMHLEGNAVPESIGQNQPLPPGHQDIPPEQHNVPENQQDLGQGHQYIPQDDQPMLPGHNNQPQDPPQVPLNHNNVP
- the LOC127446531 gene encoding 40S ribosomal protein S13-like, which translates into the protein MGRMHAPGKGLSQSALPYRRSVPTWLKLTSDDVKEQIFKLAKKGLTPSQIGVILRDSHGVAQVRFVTGNKILRILKAKGLAPDLPEDLYHLIKKAVAVRKHLERNRKDKDAKFRLILVESRIHRLARYYKTKRVLAPNWKYESSTASALVA